The following DNA comes from Synechococcus sp. CC9616.
ATTCAATATCCTCAAGATATAGTTCAATTTCAAGAGCTGATTTCTCAGGTCTCCCCTGATCTTATTGTTGAAACTGGAATTGCGCATGGCGGCTCACTTGTCCTTTCTGCTTCAATGCTTTGCCTTTTGGATGTTATGGATGGGCTAGATCCTAGGCAATCTCCTCGGAAAGTTGTAGGAGTGGACATTGATATTCGGCCACACAACCGCAAGGCTCTTGATGAACATCCCCTGCGCTTCAAGATGGAGCTGATTGAGGGATCATCAATTGATCCTGAGATTATTCAACAGGTTCGTAGTCATGCCCAGAGATTCGATCGGGTACTAATAGCTTTGGATTCTAATCATACCCATCAGCATGTGCTTGCTGAGCTGAATGCTTATGCTGATTTGGTATCTGTAGATAGTTATTGTATCGTTTTTGATACTGTGATTGAAGATTTGCCAAGCGGATCGTT
Coding sequences within:
- a CDS encoding cephalosporin hydroxylase family protein, with amino-acid sequence MKYSEFKKNCIDQIHAQGVDKDLSAVTSKWFSLANGYGYSYHFECLGRPLIQYPQDIVQFQELISQVSPDLIVETGIAHGGSLVLSASMLCLLDVMDGLDPRQSPRKVVGVDIDIRPHNRKALDEHPLRFKMELIEGSSIDPEIIQQVRSHAQRFDRVLIALDSNHTHQHVLAELNAYADLVSVDSYCIVFDTVIEDLPSGSFPDRPWDVGNNPKTAVREWLKFHDEFEIDRSIDSKLLISVAPDGYLRRVS